In the genome of Dermacentor silvarum isolate Dsil-2018 chromosome 1, BIME_Dsil_1.4, whole genome shotgun sequence, one region contains:
- the LOC125942792 gene encoding uncharacterized protein LOC125942792: protein MTPGVFIDTALVPMPGLAVPYATFKELNVIAATTPMMSKKVAFGGRVRQRHVLHVEAGAGSPRCCCCCCSSRIKGYQPMARSYTTSRMANRPAARSLSAREALRQSPWRRLGL, encoded by the exons ATGACCCCGGGAGTCTTCATCGACACGGCGTTGGTGCCCATGCCGGGCTTGGCGGTGCCGTACGCGACGTTCAAGGAGCTGAACGTGATCGCGGCCACTACACCCATGATGTCGAAGAAG GTCGCATTCGGCGGGCGCGTCCGGCAGCGCCATGTTCTTCATGTCGAGGCCGGCGCTGGCTCtccccgctgctgctgctgctgctgctcgtctcGCATCAAG GGCTACCAGCCCATGGCGCGCAGTTATACCACCTCGAGGATGGCCAACCGGCCGGCAGCGAGGAGTTTGTCGGCACGGGAGGCGTTGCGCCAAAGTCCATGGCGGCGCCTTGGACTTTGA